In the Flavisolibacter tropicus genome, one interval contains:
- the hemW gene encoding radical SAM family heme chaperone HemW, whose product MAGIYLHIPFCKQACNYCNFHFTTSLRYKDDLVAALAKEISLQKDYLVDATVNTIYFGGGTPSLLSIDDCRLLIENIRQTFSVAEDAEITLEANPDDITADKLKGWKDTGINRLSIGVQSFFEEELRWMNRAHTANHARQCIELSLAAGITNLTIDLIYGSPLLTNEMWEQNVQTAIQYNIPHLSCYALTVEERTPLHKLISNHQKLPVDADKQGHQFLLLMQWLRAAGYDHYEVSNFAKPGHRSRHNSSYWKGQAYLGLGPSAHSFNGTERQWNVANNQQYISAIQLDKVPFEKEILSSADQLNEYLMISLRTMEGIDLNVIENKWGHTERERLLHTIKPSLAHGTVTQQNHHLKLTDEGLLLADGIAASLFK is encoded by the coding sequence TTGGCTGGAATTTATTTGCATATCCCCTTTTGTAAACAGGCTTGTAACTACTGTAATTTCCATTTTACCACTTCTTTAAGATATAAAGATGACCTGGTAGCGGCCTTGGCAAAAGAAATCAGCCTTCAAAAGGATTATCTGGTCGACGCTACGGTAAATACCATCTATTTTGGCGGCGGTACGCCAAGCTTATTGTCGATCGACGATTGCCGATTGCTGATTGAAAACATCAGGCAAACCTTTTCTGTTGCAGAAGATGCAGAAATCACTTTGGAGGCCAACCCAGACGATATTACGGCCGATAAACTCAAGGGCTGGAAGGACACAGGCATTAACCGCCTGAGCATAGGCGTTCAATCCTTTTTTGAAGAGGAACTTCGTTGGATGAATAGGGCCCATACGGCTAATCATGCACGACAGTGTATAGAACTGAGCTTAGCAGCCGGCATAACCAATCTGACCATTGACCTGATTTATGGCTCACCGCTCTTAACAAACGAAATGTGGGAGCAAAATGTACAGACGGCTATTCAATACAATATCCCACACCTCTCCTGTTATGCGCTTACGGTAGAAGAAAGGACCCCGCTTCATAAATTGATCAGCAATCATCAAAAACTACCGGTGGATGCCGATAAACAAGGCCACCAGTTTCTACTGCTCATGCAGTGGCTGCGGGCCGCGGGTTATGACCACTATGAAGTGTCCAATTTTGCCAAACCCGGCCATAGAAGCCGTCATAACTCCTCCTATTGGAAAGGACAAGCTTATTTAGGTTTGGGACCTTCAGCTCACTCCTTTAATGGTACAGAACGCCAGTGGAATGTAGCCAACAACCAACAGTACATTTCAGCTATCCAACTAGATAAAGTGCCTTTTGAAAAAGAAATACTCAGTTCAGCAGATCAGTTGAATGAGTACCTGATGATTTCATTACGGACCATGGAAGGTATAGACCTGAACGTTATTGAAAACAAATGGGGGCATACAGAACGGGAACGTCTCCTCCATACCATCAAGCCTTCGCTGGCACATGGCACAGTGACACAACAAAACCATCATTTAAAGCTTACCGATGAAGGTCTTTTACTAGCCGATGGTATTGCAGCTTCTTTATTTAAGTAA